A stretch of DNA from Ricinus communis isolate WT05 ecotype wild-type chromosome 4, ASM1957865v1, whole genome shotgun sequence:
tttttctttattagctAACACTCtaaataattgtaatataAGGCAGAGATATAGGTCATACTTATAAAGGCagtaattatatttacataCTACCTCTACATCACTGGTTCATGAACCGCAGGGAATCCATCTGTTCCAATTCAAGGATTCAAACCTGTGAGCCTGTGACCCCATATGGCTCAATTCATTTTGTTGGTTTCTATTCATCTTCTACCTAAAAACCAAAGCCTAATAAAATGTCCCAAGAATTTGAAATTGCAGCTTCTCCTGACAATGTTCCTCAACTGATTCAAATGTATTTCATTGACTTGCTACATATATAGTTGAAGAACTTGTAGCAATTCTCCTGACAATGTtcctcaattaattaatgtggGGATCTCTTCTCTAACACTCTAAGCTAAGATGTGGGaaggacatatatatatatatatatatatatatatataggcagTAATCATATATGTATGTACTACCTTTACCAAGTATGCTCTAACACAGCCTCACTAGTTCACAAACAGCAGGGAGCTCATATGTGTCCAATTCAAGGATTCAAACCTGTGAGCCTGTGACCCCCATGGCCCAATACATTTTTGTTGGTTTCTATTCATCTTCTACCTAAAATCCAAAGCCTAATCTTCCAAGAATTTGATATTGTAGCTTCTCCTGACAATGTTCCTCAACTGATTAAAATGTATTTCATTGACTTGTTACATCCTTCTCAGACTTTTATTCCTGCTGAAAAGCAATGCAAGGAGGAAAAAGAGAACTAATTATTTcctgttaaaataaattattgtcaTTCATAAGTTCACCCTGCCCTTGTTGTGTTTTACAGTTGTAAAGGAAACAATACTCAAGTACAAGAAAAATCATCCTTGATAATTGGAATAATAAGATTTCAGGACCAGCATATGTTGATAAAAACACTGAATTAATTTGATCAAAATGTTACCATTTCCTTAATTTACTGAATACAAGAAATCTACGAAATAAGAATGAATTTTAGTCACGGAAGAAATCTGGCTCTGTTTAATGATAGATTGtgagaaaatataaatgaaatattctTTTAGATTTAGCCACAGCCACAGTCTAGTGATAGATTAAtatacaaaaacaaaaaaagaattaaagataGATACATTTCGTTGATAAATTAAGTGTCAATTTTTGTCTTGACTCTAACAGTAGAATAGAAATACATtggaaatataaatataatgcgAAATACATTCCATTTCTTTGCCAAGCTTAGTGATTTTCTTCGCTGTTTTGCAACGAAAACCTGTCTGTCACTAAATTGCTAATTCTAGAATTTAGTTttgcttttcatttttctgaaCGATGAAATAAATGACAAATGATTTCTATTGCTAGTCTTAAAATTCATTTCCCAtacttctttcttcttttccagACGTATATAACATCTATGCCTgatttttacaatttcattTCTCACTTTTTAGTTTTCTCAGTTGTATAATTAGTCGGTCACTAAATCTATCTATGGAAGTAACCATCGATTAGCAATAAGCACTAACTTTAATCTTTCTCccctatttatttattttaatgacaTGTTTAGTCCATCGCTAATTCTAAGCTTTTTaaattccttttcttattattttattttttattttctatattttctttttattttctgtttttcatttctttaattttcttctctcgattttattttttttgctttgctctatttcttcttttttttttttcaattcttcttctttctatcatattttttcttttccattctCGTTTCGTGAGCtacacaataaaataataatttttttacacttattataaaaaagaaatctcatTTAGTGGATCCCACTTTGAGTTAAGccttgtttttttcttttcttttctcattcattctttcttattattagattttattgatgttaaatTTTCTACCCATTTactgaattattaaaaatgaacCTCATCAAACCGATGTATTGTTGTGGTTAATCTGTCGCAAAAATAGTGATGGAGAAAAATTTGCATCGTTCATAAGTTAATGACAATCAGGATAATTAGCACAAACTTTGtttctaattagttttaaaagaaTAGGCGGTTTGAACTTTTTACAAAAGCCACAAAAAAGCAGCTTCAAATGCAAGAGAGCTATCAGAAACTTTGTTTCTGGTGGTCGTTGGCCAGGtgtaataagaaattaacgaatagactaattatttatttgtaagttagtaaataattttgattataaaattaaaacttataaataaaaattagataaatttttactatttagtgtttattttatatttttttaaattttttaagtattttataattttattagtaataatataaaaattatattgaaatatttattgatattattatattttaaaattaaaaattattattattattattattatatttttaaaatttattagtatttaagatataatttaaaatattattttttaaaattataatgattaggaaattaatttattataatataatattaaaatacagttaatatgatattttttagaatagggttaaaattattatttaattataaaattgatatataagttaatacaatattaaattgtatttaaatgttatttcttaggattaaaattaatatttattatgaattaaaaaattaatagattaaatcataaaattatatataaatttgaattttatgtattaaaaatgtcaaaataaaaaatttatgtgtcaaaaattaaacacaagtatcaaaagaaaatttaagtctcaaaaattatatatatatagattatatGAGAAGTAtcaaaacttttaatttataactaaaattatttaactttaattctaatatcaccaattaaatttttctgcACCGACAGCTTAGGTGACTTTtaaaaaaggaatatattacatataatttcatGTCATCATTGAgacttaaaaataaagcttGTATCATTTAATGGAATCATGTGTAATTGAGGGAATTAGGGATTTAGGTTACACTAATGATGACGTGTCAAATTTGTTGATCGGATTAAATAAGACAAGatcttaaaattcatattattaataaatagagATAAAAGTAATTTACACTATTTAAAAGCTGACATCAGCATAAATACCTATTCTTAGATGATCATAAGGATGTTCACTTCTGAATCAGTCcattacatttaaaaataatattttcaaaattattctacaaagaattaagaaaaaagaaattcatactGTCGAGAGTAAAGGATTTCCCAAGTGGCATTCTTACTGATGGCGAAATGATGCAAAAGTCAAAAacaattctttttatgttCAATCTTCTGTTGCTTAAAGGATTATCATCTTCCATCGTCTGTTACcagaattattattaattgatgaCTGTATGAAGCAAATTCTTAGAGctttatacatttttattaaaatactgCACGAATTTTGatgaacataaattattataatccTGGTAATGGTAACCTCACTCTTTCCTAATTCATTTTTCTCTGAGTGGATGTATTTCTCAACTCTTAAACCTTAATTTATCTACGATTCCAGcatatataaagataaatcCCAAAAACCTCTATTAGATTTCACTCACAAGACCTATTTAAAATCTTGGAAtttcactctttttttttataatatttttggtCAAAAAATTGGTGAGGGCATTTCCAGTGAGAATTTGCCAACATTAGATTCTTCTTGTTTGTTATACTTCTTCCCTTATTCCAAATGTTGTATTAGTTAGTTAGAAGTATATATCTCCATCAAatgaaaaaaacaaataattaaataaaatggaaaTATAACACATCATCGTACATTCCTAGCTTTCTAGGAATAAAAGAACACAGGTCAGAGCTCATGGACAGCATCAATCGGTGAAGTGAAGAATGGTCCCGGAAGGCTGAGCCGCCTTAGCAGTCGAAGCAGGTTCAACGGTCAGCGAAGGGGTGACTGGGGTTCCCAATAGTTCATCTGGCAAATCAGGTATCCCTTTCAAGTAGAAAGTATAAAAAAGCTTGTAAGGGAAAACAATCTGATGCAGCTTGACCTGTCCGTACACTCCTTCAAAGATTCCAGTTCCACCAGTCACAGCTAAATAAGTGTCATCATAGGTTAAATATGCTCCTTGAACTGATATATGCCCATAATCACCAAAGTAGAAGCTATATATTGCTTCGTATCGGTCACCATTCTTTTCTGGCACGTGCTTGATAAGTACTGATAGACCAGCAGTTATACCTAACCTTTTCTTTAGGTCTCCAGAGTAGAGCTTGTTTGTGAAAGGAACAAGATCGCCAAGTGCTAGTTGATCAGGTTTCTTACTCAGTTTTAGGATTGCTGGGCTTTCCCTGTCTCGTTCGTTGATCTCGTACACGTTTAGTTCTTGAATTTTCGCTGTCGGATATAGAggggaaaaagaaacatatgCATTAGTAACCACTAGTACTTGAAACTAGAAACTGTGAAGTCATAACGCTAACTTTCCAATTGAAGCAAAGATAAAATATCGATATAATTTTCAGAAAttgaaaaagtaaataattacTAGGTCTTGGAGAC
This window harbors:
- the LOC8269521 gene encoding allene oxide cyclase, chloroplastic gives rise to the protein MASTAFLKGMSSLRFSNIVTSHSPFRSTKQLGFFHSKAFSSTQKFKNSTSHQEYFSTGTSSRKSFATKAFFSTKPASLQESPRPTKIQELNVYEINERDRESPAILKLSKKPDQLALGDLVPFTNKLYSGDLKKRLGITAGLSVLIKHVPEKNGDRYEAIYSFYFGDYGHISVQGAYLTYDDTYLAVTGGTGIFEGVYGQVKLHQIVFPYKLFYTFYLKGIPDLPDELLGTPVTPSLTVEPASTAKAAQPSGTILHFTD